A single window of Oncorhynchus keta strain PuntledgeMale-10-30-2019 chromosome 34, Oket_V2, whole genome shotgun sequence DNA harbors:
- the LOC118367358 gene encoding smad nuclear-interacting protein 1-like: MDKERRHKRVESPVRDSKPKVKQEKYSPARPQRSRRSSSGSNGSPSPPPQRRRTSRSPPRAKGHSPGRRALGRRDRSPQNTGRSRSPPRGADVKIKREQGDHRGADDHRRRDRNDKPEPSEPPVRRSRWEQSDGPRESDRPKERKRGERELGGGGDRPRERESRSFQEQQAERQQHDNQRRDNRHRFEENDDGGQAFGQGTQEGGEGKDSPPVDKEKPNFELSGALTEDTNTFRGEVIKYNEPPEARIPKRRWRLYPFKNDEQLPVMYVHRQSAYLMGRQRKIADIPIDHPSCSKQHAVFQYRLVEFTRSDGTGGRRVKPYIIDLGSGNGTYLNNQRIEAQRYYELKEKDVLKFGFSSREYVLLHEFSDTAEVDARAEEDDEGLDA; this comes from the exons ATGGATAAAGAGAGACGGCATAAAAGAGTGGAATCCCCGGTGCGGGACTCAAAACCGAAAGTCAAACAAGAGAAATACAGCCCTGCTAGGCCCCAGAGATCACGCCGCTCGAGTTCGGGGTCCAACGGCAGCCCAAGCCCACCGCCGCAGAGGAGACGAACGagcag ATCGCCACCCAGGGCAAAAGGTCATTCGCCAGGTAGAAGGGCGTTGGGAAGACGAGACAGATCGCCCCAAAACACCGGCAGGAGCCGAAGCCCTCCCCGCGGTGCCGATGTGAAAATAAAGCGG GAGCAGGGTGACCACCGAGGTGCCGATGACCATAGAAGGCGCGACCGCAACGACAAGCCAGAGCCCTCGGAGCCACCTGTGCGGCGAAGTAGGTGGGAGCAGTCTGACGGACCCAGAGAGTCTGACAGACCCAAGGAGAGaaaacgaggagagagagagctgggtggaggtggagacAGGCCCAGAGAGCGAGAATCCCGCTCCTTCCAGGAgcagcaggcagagagacagcagCACGACAATCAACGACGGGACAACCGGCACCGGTTTGAGGAGAACGATGACGGGGGACAAGCTTTCGGACAAGGTACCCAAGAGGGTGGCGAGGGCAAAGACAGCCCCCCAGTCGATAAAGAGAAGCCCAACTTTGAACTGTCCGGTGCGCTCACAGAAGATACCAACACGTTCAGGGGGGAAGTGATCAAGTACAACGAGCCCCCCGAGGCTCGCATCCCCAAGCGCAGGTGGCGACTGTACCCCTTCAAGAACGATGAGCAGCTCCCGGTCATGTACGTCCACAGGCAGAGTGCATACCTGATGGGGCGGCAGAGGAAGATTGCTGATATTCCCATCGACCACCCATCCTGCTCCAAACAGCACGCTGTGTTCCAGTATAG GCTGGTGGAGTTCACGCGTTCGGATGGAACTGGTGGGCGGCGGGTGAAGCCCTACATCATTGACCTAGGTTCGGGCAATGGCACTTACCTGAACAACCAGCGCATCGAGGCGCAGCGGTACTACGAGCTCAAGGAGAAGGACGTGCTCAAGTTTGGCTTCAGTAGCCGAGAGTACGTCCTGCTACATGAGTTCTCCGACACAGCCGAGGTGGACGCCAGAGCGGAGGAAGATGACGAGGGCCTGGACGCGTGA
- the dnali1 gene encoding axonemal dynein light intermediate polypeptide 1: MIPPADSLLKYDNPVLVSRNTEKKSPKARPLKVAPQQPAMTGPVPPPPKPKTPSADTNKQQTEEILNAILPPREWMETNQLWVQQVSSTPCTRMDVVHLQEQLDLKLQQRQARETGICPVRRELYSQCFDELIRQVTINCAERGLLLLRVRDEIRMTIAAYQTLYESSVAFGMRKALQAEQGKSDMEKRISDLENEKRDLERQVNEQKAKCEAIEKRETERRQVEEKKHTEEIQFLKRTNQQLKAQLEGIIAPKK; this comes from the exons ATGATTCCTCCGGCTGATTCTCTGCTGAAATATGACAACCCAGTCTTGGTGAGCAGAAACACAGAAAAGAAGTCTCCAAAG GCACGACCCCTGAAAGTGGCTCCACAACAGCCTGCCATGACTGGCCCTGTGCCACCTCCACCCAAACCCAAGACCCCCTCAGCCGATACCAACAAACAGCAAACCGAGGAGATCCTCAATGCCATCCTACCACCCAG GGAATGGATGGAGACCAACCAGCTGTGGGTGCAGCAGGTGTCCAGCACGCCGTGTACCCGCATGGACGTGGTGCACCTACAGGAGCAGCTGGATCTGAAGCTGCAgcagagacaggccagggagacgGGGATCTGCCCAGTCCGCAGGGAGCTCTACTCCCAGTGCTTCg ATGAGTTGATCAGACAGGTAACCATCAACTGCGCTGAGAGAGGACTGCTGTTGTTGCGTGTGCGAGACGAAATCCGTATGACCATTGCTGCTTACCAGACATTGTACGAGAGCAGTGTGGCCTTTGGCATGAGAAAAGCCCTGCAGGCTGAGCAGGGCAAGTCTGACATGGAAAAGAGG ATCTCCGATTTGGAGAACGAGAAGCGGGACCTGGAGAGACAGGTTAATGAGCAGAAGGCCAAGTGTGAGGCCATTGAgaagagggagactgagagacggcaggtagaggagaagaagcaCACAGAGGAGATTCAGTTCCTGAAGAGAACCAACCAGCAGCTCAAG GCCCAGCTGGAGGGGATCATTGCCCCTAAAAAGTGA